In one Acetobacter sp. genomic region, the following are encoded:
- the mtnC gene encoding acireductone synthase — protein MNSIPTPSVILLDIEGTTLPVSFVHTVLFPYARKALPDLIRERANDPAVIAALEETRALSPDREPLDQLMAWMDEDAKVGPLKALQGIAWADGYASGALIADLFPDVPPALRAWSKAGLTLAVYSSGSAPAQRLIYTYTTDGDLTPLFSAFLDLEMGGKKDAGSYRRILAETGWNAPDVLFVSDVVAELDAAASAGLRTCQMVRPEDGTLPGTAHIVAHSMKEVADLFSLPDPVGKAR, from the coding sequence ATGAACAGCATTCCGACACCCTCCGTCATTCTGCTCGATATCGAAGGCACCACCCTTCCCGTCTCTTTCGTGCACACGGTTCTGTTTCCCTATGCCCGCAAGGCGCTCCCTGATCTGATCCGGGAGCGGGCGAATGACCCGGCTGTCATCGCCGCGCTGGAGGAAACCCGGGCCCTGAGCCCGGATCGTGAACCTCTCGACCAGTTGATGGCGTGGATGGATGAGGACGCGAAGGTCGGACCTCTCAAGGCCCTGCAAGGCATTGCGTGGGCGGACGGATACGCCTCCGGCGCGCTCATCGCCGATCTCTTTCCGGATGTGCCGCCCGCCCTGCGGGCATGGTCCAAAGCCGGGCTGACGCTTGCCGTCTACTCTTCTGGATCAGCTCCCGCCCAGCGTCTGATCTACACCTACACGACCGACGGCGACCTGACGCCGCTCTTCAGCGCCTTTCTGGATCTGGAGATGGGCGGCAAGAAGGACGCCGGGAGCTACCGCCGCATCCTTGCGGAAACAGGCTGGAACGCTCCGGATGTCCTGTTCGTATCGGACGTGGTCGCCGAACTGGACGCCGCAGCCTCGGCGGGACTGCGCACCTGCCAGATGGTGCGTCCGGAAGACGGCACACTTCCCGGAACCGCCCATATCGTCGCTCATTCCATGAAGGAGGTCGCGGACCTGTTCAGCCTTCCGGACCCTGTTGGCAAGGCCCGGTAA
- a CDS encoding 1,2-dihydroxy-3-keto-5-methylthiopentene dioxygenase — MSSLTVYDDARPGQPEFSSHDAEAIATRLAPLNVRFERWTDVEPPARGADQETVLGVYRPYLDKLMGETGAGSADVISIDVNTPNRAALREKFLSEHIHSEDEVRFFVHGQGHFVLHVDGRVYDVGCTQGDLISVPTGIPHWFDAGETPDVVALRIFTHKEGWIADYTGDDIALRFPAQIA, encoded by the coding sequence ATGAGCAGTCTCACGGTTTATGACGACGCCCGTCCCGGCCAGCCGGAATTTTCCAGCCATGACGCCGAGGCGATCGCCACCCGGCTGGCTCCCCTTAACGTGCGGTTTGAACGCTGGACGGATGTCGAGCCTCCCGCCCGCGGCGCGGATCAGGAAACCGTTCTGGGTGTCTACCGTCCCTATCTCGACAAGCTGATGGGCGAGACCGGCGCGGGTTCGGCTGACGTGATCAGCATTGACGTCAACACGCCGAACCGCGCGGCCCTGCGCGAGAAATTTCTGTCCGAGCATATCCATTCGGAAGATGAAGTGCGGTTTTTCGTGCATGGGCAGGGCCATTTCGTCCTGCATGTGGATGGCAGGGTGTATGACGTCGGCTGCACGCAGGGCGATCTGATTTCCGTGCCGACGGGGATTCCCCACTGGTTTGACGCCGGGGAAACGCCGGATGTCGTGGCGCTCCGCATCTTCACTCACAAGGAAGGGTGGATCGCGGACTATACCGGCGACGACATCGCTCTCCGCTTTCCCGCCCAGATCGCATAA
- a CDS encoding DegQ family serine endoprotease — MPFSGPARPLLLSLGLSVSACSVALCSSGMAAHAESAPAPMPQVTIDAHGVPGSFADLADRLLPAVVNVSTTQTMKGDSDDEDEGDEEGPQIPEFPRGSPFEKFFHDFMNRQNTPNGPPRKMQALGSGFIIDPSGYVVTNNHVIRKADRVTVTLQDNTSLPAKVIGHDDRTDLALLKVTSPHPLPFVSFGDSDTARVGNWVLAIGNPFGLSGTVTAGIVSSRGRNIEQGPYDNFIQTDAPINKGNSGGPLFDMHGAVIGVNTAIYSPSGGSVGIGFSIPSNEARGIIEQLRRTGHVSRGWIGVRIQDVTQEIADGLGLKPARGALIAGVDAKGPAAKAKLETGDVIQALNGKPIEGHALPRLIADLPVDSQATLSVWRHGKMQDLAVTIGALPEPKEETQPDHSEKPGSHPADKSADFSAFGLKVSGLTEANRKKYRLPEDQKGVVITSITDGGAAADRGLKEGDVITEVQQVGVNSVADLRKGIEAAQKEQRHSVLLLVHDMDGLRWVPFPLDGSR; from the coding sequence ATGCCTTTTTCCGGTCCTGCCCGCCCCCTTCTGCTCTCTCTCGGCCTGTCGGTCTCAGCCTGCTCAGTAGCCCTGTGTTCATCAGGCATGGCCGCCCATGCAGAGTCCGCACCAGCACCCATGCCGCAAGTGACCATCGACGCCCACGGCGTTCCGGGCAGCTTCGCCGATCTCGCGGACCGTCTGCTGCCCGCCGTGGTCAATGTCTCGACCACCCAGACCATGAAGGGCGATTCGGACGACGAGGATGAAGGAGACGAGGAAGGCCCGCAGATTCCGGAATTCCCGCGTGGCTCGCCGTTCGAGAAGTTTTTTCACGACTTCATGAATCGCCAGAACACGCCCAACGGGCCACCGCGCAAGATGCAGGCGCTCGGCTCCGGCTTCATCATCGACCCGTCAGGCTATGTGGTGACCAACAACCACGTCATCCGCAAGGCCGACCGCGTCACCGTCACGCTACAGGACAACACGTCCCTCCCGGCGAAGGTCATCGGCCATGACGACCGCACCGACCTCGCCCTGCTGAAAGTCACCTCGCCTCACCCGCTGCCCTTCGTCTCGTTTGGCGACAGTGACACGGCCCGCGTCGGCAACTGGGTGCTGGCCATCGGCAACCCGTTCGGTCTGTCCGGCACGGTGACGGCGGGCATCGTCTCGTCCCGTGGCCGCAATATCGAGCAGGGACCGTACGACAACTTCATCCAGACCGACGCCCCCATCAACAAGGGCAATTCCGGCGGCCCACTCTTTGACATGCACGGCGCGGTCATCGGCGTGAACACGGCCATCTATTCTCCTTCCGGCGGCTCGGTGGGGATCGGATTCTCCATCCCATCCAACGAGGCGCGCGGCATCATCGAACAGCTTCGCAGGACCGGCCACGTCTCGCGCGGCTGGATCGGCGTGCGGATTCAGGACGTGACCCAGGAGATCGCCGACGGTCTCGGACTGAAACCGGCGCGCGGCGCTCTCATCGCGGGCGTGGACGCCAAGGGTCCGGCGGCGAAGGCGAAGCTTGAGACCGGCGACGTCATTCAGGCTCTCAATGGCAAGCCGATCGAGGGTCATGCCCTGCCGCGCCTGATCGCCGACCTGCCCGTCGACTCACAGGCCACGCTCTCGGTCTGGCGTCATGGAAAGATGCAGGATCTTGCCGTGACCATCGGGGCTCTGCCCGAGCCGAAAGAAGAGACCCAGCCGGATCATTCCGAGAAGCCCGGAAGCCACCCTGCCGACAAATCCGCAGATTTCAGCGCTTTCGGCCTGAAGGTTTCCGGACTGACGGAAGCAAACAGGAAGAAATACCGCCTTCCCGAGGACCAGAAGGGCGTGGTGATCACCAGCATCACCGATGGCGGCGCGGCGGCCGATCGCGGCCTCAAGGAAGGAGATGTCATCACCGAGGTCCAGCAGGTCGGGGTGAACTCGGTGGCTGATCTGCGCAAGGGGATCGAAGCGGCGCAGAAGGAACAGCGCCACTCCGTTCTGCTGCTGGTTCATGACATGGACGGGCTGCGCTGGGTGCCTTTCCCGCTGGACGGCTCCCGCTGA
- a CDS encoding bifunctional riboflavin kinase/FAD synthetase — MHAHLYTDWRSIPPEARGAAAALGNFDGVHLGHAHLIRTLHLSQPDTPPAVITFEPHPRELFRPEDPPFRLTLADERFAALAALGVKHVFQIAFDEAFSQMSAERFIDDVLHDALGVKHIACGHDFAFGHRRGGTTGLLAERASELGIGLTLVSALADADGPYSSTRIRRLLQDGYPERAAAELGRPWSIRGEVCHGDKRGRLLGFPTANIRLGRHLEPARGVYTTTVRLPDGRTRAGVANIGRRPTIADGSESRMEVHIFDFAEDLYGQTVSVALHDLLRPERKFENLDALKQQIASDTRQARQLLQARRDQP, encoded by the coding sequence ATGCACGCTCACCTTTATACGGACTGGCGCTCCATCCCCCCCGAGGCGCGTGGCGCGGCGGCGGCTCTCGGCAATTTCGATGGCGTCCATCTGGGACACGCCCATCTGATCCGCACACTGCACCTCAGCCAGCCGGACACGCCTCCTGCCGTCATCACGTTCGAGCCACATCCCCGGGAACTGTTCAGGCCGGAAGACCCGCCATTCCGTCTGACTCTGGCCGATGAGCGCTTTGCGGCGCTGGCGGCCCTCGGCGTCAAACATGTCTTCCAGATCGCGTTCGACGAAGCCTTCTCGCAGATGTCCGCCGAACGCTTTATCGACGACGTGCTGCATGACGCTCTGGGCGTGAAGCACATTGCCTGCGGGCATGACTTCGCCTTCGGACACCGGCGGGGCGGCACGACCGGCCTGCTGGCCGAACGCGCCAGCGAGCTGGGAATCGGCCTGACTCTCGTGTCCGCTCTTGCCGATGCTGATGGCCCTTATTCCTCAACCCGTATCCGTCGGCTGCTGCAGGATGGCTATCCTGAGCGGGCCGCCGCAGAACTGGGTCGTCCCTGGTCCATTCGCGGTGAAGTGTGTCATGGCGACAAACGGGGCCGCCTTCTGGGCTTTCCCACCGCCAATATCCGTCTCGGACGCCATCTTGAACCGGCGCGCGGCGTTTACACCACAACCGTTCGGCTGCCGGATGGACGGACCCGTGCGGGGGTTGCCAATATCGGCCGACGCCCGACCATCGCCGATGGCAGCGAAAGCCGCATGGAAGTCCATATTTTCGATTTCGCGGAAGATCTCTACGGACAGACGGTTTCCGTCGCGCTCCACGATCTGCTCCGTCCGGAAAGGAAGTTCGAAAATCTGGACGCCCTGAAGCAGCAGATCGCCAGCGACACCCGGCAGGCCCGGCAGCTTCTACAGGCCCGGCGCGATCAGCCGTAA
- the rplK gene encoding 50S ribosomal protein L11, which yields MAKKIVGYIKLQIPAGKANPSPPVGPALGQRGLNIMEFCKAFNAKTQTLEPGMPIPVVITAYADRTFSFITKTPPNTYFLLKAAKVSKGSQTVGKSAAVGKVTMAQLREIAAEKQKDMNANDIDGAVRMLVGSARSMGLQVVEG from the coding sequence ATGGCCAAAAAAATCGTTGGCTACATCAAGCTTCAGATTCCGGCAGGCAAGGCGAATCCGTCTCCGCCGGTTGGTCCCGCTCTTGGTCAGCGCGGCCTGAACATCATGGAATTCTGCAAGGCGTTCAACGCCAAGACGCAGACCCTTGAGCCCGGCATGCCGATCCCGGTGGTCATCACCGCGTATGCCGACCGTACGTTCAGCTTCATCACCAAGACGCCGCCGAACACCTACTTCCTGCTGAAGGCCGCCAAGGTCTCCAAGGGAAGTCAGACTGTTGGCAAGTCCGCCGCTGTCGGCAAGGTGACGATGGCGCAGCTGCGCGAGATCGCCGCAGAGAAGCAGAAAGACATGAACGCCAACGACATCGACGGCGCCGTCCGCATGCTGGTTGGTTCCGCCCGCTCAATGGGCCTGCAGGTTGTGGAGGGCTGA
- a CDS encoding lysylphosphatidylglycerol synthase domain-containing protein has protein sequence MAQDTPALQDKPKGWKRWLKHLPHLLGLLLMIAAILVVRKEVQSLSMADIRAALRGIPHSALMAGVACTFLSYFILSFYDRLAVIQVGHREVSFLRTAFAAFCSYVLSHNLGFSAVSGAAVRFRLYRNWGLPPFAIAHIIAFCSVTYLLGAGVLIGSVLLLEPGAVPGLGGRVPAPVTAGIGVLCWLGVLAYILAGLKWRKVTCRGKEIDLPSVPMAIAQTVVAAADMAATAGIAWVLLPPGTIDYTSFLAIYIASYTAGLVASVPGGLGVFDSAMLLALGPYMSKPDIIGVILVFRLFYYIIPLFLAGGMFAAHELFLRGDAALARKKCREDGDCQAKGDELMKPRRPSQVVRESEADFSVAVATGAVALCGVMLMVLPVVNPVHHVAGPKIIMFVSRQVGGYALTLAGASLIALAVGLSQRVTLAWGATLSVLVVATAATFLRGNAPAVSVVLGFSAFLIAPFRRCYYRHARLLSEPLSFTTVLSLVLLIGCALLIGTHREATDSWWELFVSEGSHARWIVTVAGALALLVIASLARPGRVIVRPWNEKNAEWYYALEHAIAPIPGGVVHGMVAGETGTAAMPFRRRGNFVIGLGDPAGDDADAPSVIWRLRDLALQEGLQAVFWRTGEVFLPVYDDIGLVSWPLDGTSGLYVSCPSEQIGLVRALLKGRQAARKTPRRAD, from the coding sequence ATGGCTCAGGACACACCGGCGCTTCAGGACAAGCCGAAAGGCTGGAAACGCTGGCTGAAACATCTGCCGCATCTGCTCGGGCTGCTTCTGATGATCGCCGCCATTCTGGTGGTCCGCAAGGAAGTGCAGTCGCTGAGCATGGCCGATATCCGGGCGGCGCTCAGAGGTATCCCGCACAGTGCCCTGATGGCGGGCGTGGCCTGCACCTTCCTGTCCTATTTCATCCTGTCTTTCTACGATCGGCTGGCCGTCATTCAGGTTGGGCACAGGGAGGTCTCCTTTCTCAGGACCGCCTTCGCCGCGTTCTGTTCCTATGTGCTGTCCCACAATCTCGGCTTCTCGGCTGTCTCCGGCGCGGCGGTGCGCTTCCGGCTCTATCGCAACTGGGGTCTGCCCCCGTTTGCGATCGCGCACATCATCGCGTTCTGCTCGGTCACCTATCTGCTGGGCGCGGGTGTGTTGATCGGCAGCGTGCTGCTGCTGGAGCCGGGCGCCGTGCCGGGGCTGGGTGGCCGTGTTCCCGCGCCGGTGACGGCAGGGATCGGCGTGCTGTGCTGGCTCGGTGTTCTCGCCTACATTCTTGCTGGCCTGAAATGGCGGAAGGTCACGTGTCGGGGCAAGGAAATCGATCTGCCGTCCGTGCCGATGGCCATCGCCCAGACGGTCGTGGCGGCGGCGGACATGGCGGCGACCGCCGGTATCGCGTGGGTGCTGCTGCCACCCGGCACGATCGACTACACGTCCTTTCTGGCCATCTACATCGCTTCCTACACGGCTGGGCTGGTGGCCAGCGTGCCGGGCGGTCTAGGCGTGTTCGATAGCGCCATGCTGCTGGCGCTCGGACCTTACATGTCCAAGCCGGACATCATTGGCGTCATTCTCGTCTTCCGGCTGTTCTACTACATCATTCCGCTTTTTCTCGCGGGAGGCATGTTCGCGGCGCATGAACTGTTCCTGCGCGGAGACGCCGCTCTGGCGCGCAAGAAATGTCGGGAAGACGGTGACTGTCAGGCAAAAGGCGATGAGCTGATGAAGCCGCGCCGTCCCAGTCAGGTCGTGCGGGAAAGCGAGGCTGATTTCTCGGTGGCGGTCGCCACGGGTGCGGTGGCCCTGTGCGGCGTCATGCTCATGGTTCTGCCGGTCGTCAATCCGGTGCATCATGTCGCGGGGCCGAAGATTATCATGTTCGTTTCGCGGCAGGTCGGCGGTTATGCCCTGACACTGGCAGGCGCATCGCTCATCGCGCTGGCCGTTGGACTGTCGCAGCGTGTGACGCTGGCGTGGGGCGCCACTCTCTCCGTGCTGGTGGTGGCCACGGCGGCGACCTTTCTGCGCGGCAATGCCCCGGCAGTCTCGGTTGTACTGGGCTTTTCAGCGTTTCTCATCGCGCCGTTCCGTCGCTGTTATTACCGGCATGCCCGTCTGCTGAGCGAGCCGTTATCCTTCACCACGGTCCTTTCTCTGGTTCTGCTGATCGGATGCGCGTTGCTGATCGGCACGCATCGGGAAGCGACGGACAGTTGGTGGGAGCTTTTTGTGTCGGAGGGGAGCCATGCCCGCTGGATCGTGACGGTGGCCGGGGCGCTGGCCCTGCTGGTCATTGCCAGTCTGGCGCGTCCGGGTCGTGTGATCGTGCGGCCCTGGAACGAGAAGAACGCCGAATGGTATTATGCGCTGGAGCACGCCATCGCGCCGATTCCGGGCGGGGTCGTGCATGGTATGGTCGCGGGTGAGACCGGAACCGCCGCCATGCCGTTCCGTCGGCGAGGCAATTTCGTGATCGGGCTGGGTGATCCGGCGGGTGATGACGCCGATGCGCCGTCCGTCATCTGGCGTCTGCGCGATCTGGCGTTACAGGAAGGTCTTCAGGCTGTTTTCTGGAGAACCGGCGAGGTCTTCCTGCCGGTCTATGATGATATCGGTCTGGTGAGCTGGCCGCTTGACGGTACGTCCGGTCTGTATGTCAGTTGTCCTTCCGAACAGATTGGCCTCGTCCGGGCGCTTCTGAAGGGACGTCAGGCAGCGCGGAAGACACCCAGACGGGCCGACTGA
- a CDS encoding lysine--tRNA ligase: MSDQNVNPAGHSLLPNGAVPKAWPFQEAQKIADHVTARGGDRPALFETGYGPSGLPHIGTFGEVARTSWVRQAYTALTGKPSHLLAFSDDMDALRKVPDNVPNREMLAEFIGKPLTRVPDPFGTHDSFAAHNNARLRSFLDGFGFDYEFASSTEYYTSGRFDAALKRMLEVHDEVCAVILPTLGEERRATYSPVLPIHPKTGNVMQVHIDRVDPEAGTVFWTDENGERFETLVTGGAAKMQWKADWAMRWYALGVDYEMSGKDLIDSVRLSGRICRVLGAAAPAGLTYELFLDEHGQKISKSKGNGLSVEEWLRYAPPESLGQYMFNQPQRAKRLFFDVIPKAADEYLSHVEKASALQKSVAEGQGSETQDADRLTLYANPAWFLHAGHIPDHAGSPLSFAMLLNLASVANAETPDVMWGFIRRYDASVSPETHPMLATLVERAIVFYADFVRPSKSYRLPSEQEHAALADLAEALKIYEGEEVSADALQNLVFEVGKRHAFEPLRSWFTCLYEVLLGQSEGPRFGGFIALYGVRGTIALIEAALVRSAEA, translated from the coding sequence ATGTCTGACCAAAACGTAAATCCTGCTGGCCATTCCCTCCTGCCGAACGGGGCCGTTCCCAAAGCCTGGCCCTTTCAGGAGGCGCAGAAAATCGCCGACCATGTCACGGCCAGAGGCGGGGACCGTCCGGCGCTGTTCGAGACGGGCTATGGTCCCTCCGGTCTGCCGCATATCGGCACGTTCGGCGAAGTGGCCCGCACAAGCTGGGTGCGTCAGGCCTATACGGCGCTGACGGGAAAGCCTTCTCACCTGCTTGCGTTTTCCGATGACATGGACGCGCTCCGCAAGGTTCCGGACAATGTGCCGAACCGCGAGATGCTGGCGGAATTCATCGGCAAGCCGCTGACCCGTGTACCGGACCCGTTCGGCACGCACGACTCTTTCGCGGCCCACAACAATGCCCGTCTGCGATCCTTTCTGGACGGATTCGGGTTCGATTACGAATTCGCATCCTCGACCGAATACTACACGTCCGGCCGTTTCGACGCCGCGCTGAAGCGGATGCTGGAAGTGCATGACGAGGTCTGCGCCGTGATCCTGCCGACGCTCGGCGAGGAACGCCGCGCGACCTATTCACCGGTCCTGCCAATCCACCCGAAGACCGGCAACGTCATGCAGGTCCATATCGACAGGGTCGATCCGGAAGCGGGCACCGTCTTCTGGACCGATGAGAACGGGGAGCGCTTCGAGACGCTTGTGACCGGCGGCGCTGCCAAGATGCAGTGGAAGGCCGACTGGGCCATGCGCTGGTACGCGCTCGGCGTCGATTATGAAATGTCAGGCAAAGATCTGATCGATAGCGTGCGTCTGTCCGGTCGTATCTGCCGCGTTCTGGGAGCGGCGGCTCCTGCCGGTCTGACCTACGAGCTGTTTCTCGACGAACACGGCCAGAAGATTTCCAAATCGAAGGGCAATGGCCTGTCGGTCGAGGAATGGCTGCGCTACGCGCCGCCCGAGAGCCTCGGTCAGTATATGTTCAACCAGCCGCAGCGGGCGAAGCGTCTGTTTTTCGACGTGATCCCCAAGGCGGCCGATGAATATCTCTCTCATGTGGAGAAAGCCTCCGCCCTGCAGAAAAGCGTTGCCGAAGGCCAGGGGAGCGAGACGCAGGACGCTGATCGTCTGACGCTCTATGCCAACCCCGCCTGGTTCCTGCACGCCGGTCACATTCCGGACCATGCGGGTAGCCCGCTGTCCTTCGCCATGCTGCTGAATCTCGCCAGTGTCGCCAATGCCGAGACGCCGGACGTGATGTGGGGCTTCATCAGGCGCTACGATGCGAGCGTCTCTCCCGAGACGCATCCGATGCTGGCCACGCTGGTCGAGCGCGCCATCGTGTTCTACGCCGATTTTGTCCGGCCTTCGAAGAGCTATCGCCTGCCCAGTGAGCAGGAACACGCGGCGCTTGCCGATCTGGCGGAAGCCCTCAAGATTTATGAGGGCGAAGAGGTGTCCGCCGATGCATTGCAGAATCTGGTGTTCGAGGTCGGCAAGCGTCATGCGTTCGAGCCGCTGAGAAGCTGGTTCACGTGTCTCTACGAAGTTCTGCTGGGGCAGAGTGAAGGCCCGCGCTTCGGTGGTTTCATCGCGCTTTACGGTGTTCGCGGAACGATCGCCCTGATCGAAGCGGCGCTGGTGCGGAGCGCGGAAGCCTGA
- a CDS encoding methylthioribulose 1-phosphate dehydratase → MSFATDTDTLLHAAPEPSDSAWDKAVEQIIHAGRRMDQRGWVPATAGNLSVRLPDGRIAVTRSGGHKGFLTRQGVIEVGLDGASMRPEDRPSAETLLHCQIYARFPDAGAVLHGHSVASTVLSMTTAGSKLYLADYEVLKVFEGQTTHETRLAVPVFPNDQDIARLSRSVALSLDDMKAGYIIRGHGVYVWGPNMDTALARLEGLEFLLACELEQAKFRATVQGSGS, encoded by the coding sequence ATGAGTTTCGCCACCGACACAGACACCCTCCTCCACGCAGCCCCCGAACCATCGGACAGCGCATGGGACAAGGCTGTCGAGCAGATCATCCATGCGGGCCGTCGTATGGACCAGCGCGGCTGGGTGCCTGCCACAGCAGGCAATCTCAGCGTCCGGCTGCCTGACGGGCGGATCGCCGTCACACGCTCCGGCGGCCACAAGGGCTTCCTGACCCGTCAGGGCGTCATCGAGGTCGGGCTGGATGGCGCTTCCATGCGTCCCGAAGACCGCCCCAGCGCCGAGACTCTCCTGCACTGCCAGATTTACGCACGGTTTCCCGATGCGGGCGCTGTCCTGCACGGACATTCCGTCGCATCGACAGTGCTCTCCATGACGACCGCTGGATCAAAGCTTTATCTGGCTGACTACGAAGTCCTGAAAGTCTTCGAGGGCCAGACCACGCACGAGACGCGCCTCGCCGTGCCCGTCTTTCCGAACGATCAGGATATCGCGCGCCTTTCCCGGAGCGTGGCCCTGTCTCTTGACGACATGAAGGCCGGATACATCATTCGCGGTCATGGCGTGTATGTCTGGGGTCCCAACATGGACACCGCGCTCGCCCGGCTGGAGGGACTGGAGTTTCTTCTCGCCTGCGAACTGGAACAGGCGAAATTTCGCGCGACCGTTCAGGGAAGCGGATCATGA
- a CDS encoding RecX family transcriptional regulator → MSRRPDIGARRPLPPPPDRKSLREAALAHLGRFAATERSLTLVLERRVTRWGRRAVEDGQESSAVADTVNSRLPLAAAIAKEMVTLGAVNDHDFARSRAARLTRSGRSRRAVQAQLSARGIDSPTTEQALDETLGQDEMARDAEIAAALIFARKRRAGPFQHAEQPDDAHDDADENHAGKKARLYGAFALAGFSRDVTDRALGMDAEEAESRILTLKASL, encoded by the coding sequence ATGTCACGACGTCCGGATATCGGCGCGCGCCGCCCTCTTCCTCCTCCCCCCGACAGGAAATCCCTTCGGGAAGCGGCGCTCGCTCATCTGGGACGGTTCGCCGCGACGGAAAGAAGCCTCACCCTCGTCCTTGAGCGCCGGGTGACACGATGGGGACGCAGGGCTGTCGAGGACGGACAGGAATCATCCGCCGTCGCAGACACCGTGAACAGTCGCCTGCCACTGGCGGCAGCCATCGCGAAGGAGATGGTCACGCTGGGCGCCGTCAACGATCACGACTTCGCCAGATCCCGCGCCGCCCGCCTCACCCGTAGCGGTCGCTCACGACGGGCCGTGCAGGCGCAGCTCTCCGCCAGAGGCATCGATTCCCCGACCACCGAACAGGCGCTCGATGAAACGCTGGGTCAGGATGAGATGGCCCGTGACGCGGAAATTGCAGCAGCACTTATCTTTGCGCGCAAACGCAGGGCCGGTCCTTTTCAACACGCAGAGCAGCCCGACGACGCGCACGACGATGCCGATGAGAATCACGCCGGAAAAAAGGCCCGTCTTTACGGTGCGTTCGCCCTCGCAGGCTTTTCCCGCGACGTTACGGACAGGGCGCTCGGGATGGACGCCGAAGAAGCCGAATCCCGTATCCTGACCCTGAAAGCCAGCCTGTAA
- a CDS encoding CHAP domain-containing protein: MSAADRPLFFRNHLLRKTLCCLPALLLAGCGGGGTGRSWQGSLQCAPWAREHSSIALRGAAASWWRSADGQYVRGPRPAPGAVLVFRSSSRLPDGHVSVVRSIRGTRAILVDQANWNPGRVDHDVPVVDVSPRNDWTRVRVWWSPTGSMGRTVYPTYGFILPGRPGGWIS; this comes from the coding sequence ATGTCTGCCGCCGACCGTCCGCTCTTTTTCCGCAACCACCTTCTCCGGAAAACTCTCTGCTGTCTGCCTGCCCTGCTGCTCGCCGGATGCGGCGGTGGTGGCACTGGCAGAAGCTGGCAGGGAAGCCTTCAATGCGCCCCCTGGGCACGGGAGCACTCATCCATCGCCCTGCGGGGGGCGGCGGCGTCCTGGTGGCGCAGCGCCGACGGACAATATGTCCGTGGCCCCCGCCCCGCACCGGGAGCCGTGCTTGTCTTCCGTTCGTCCTCCCGCCTTCCGGACGGCCATGTTTCAGTCGTCCGCTCCATCAGGGGCACCCGCGCCATTCTTGTCGATCAGGCCAACTGGAATCCGGGGCGGGTCGATCATGACGTCCCCGTGGTCGATGTCTCTCCGCGCAATGACTGGACGCGCGTGCGGGTGTGGTGGAGCCCCACCGGCAGCATGGGCCGCACGGTCTATCCCACATACGGTTTCATTCTTCCCGGACGACCCGGCGGGTGGATTTCGTAA
- a CDS encoding twin-arginine translocase TatA/TatE family subunit: MGSFSIWHWLIVLAVVLIVFGGSGKISTLMGDFAKGIKSFKKNLDDDESMEHPPSTPDGRISPPPANAPNFSTEQQHTTSGGPGTH, encoded by the coding sequence ATGGGTAGCTTCAGCATCTGGCACTGGCTGATCGTTCTGGCCGTGGTCCTGATCGTCTTCGGCGGCAGCGGCAAAATCAGCACGCTGATGGGCGATTTCGCCAAGGGCATCAAATCCTTCAAGAAAAATCTTGATGATGACGAGTCCATGGAACACCCGCCGTCAACGCCGGACGGACGCATCTCGCCGCCGCCCGCAAACGCTCCGAATTTCTCCACGGAACAGCAGCACACGACATCCGGCGGACCCGGCACGCACTGA
- a CDS encoding winged helix-turn-helix domain-containing protein: MTELRLTLRVDVDGHPALGHGKIRLLERLAETGSISAAGRAMGMSYRRAWLLIDALNDQFTAPLVATRPGGGGGAHLTETGQAVVRCYRTAEQDAAAGAKGALDELASMVRRPQKA, encoded by the coding sequence GTGACTGAGCTACGTCTGACGCTGAGGGTGGATGTGGATGGTCATCCCGCACTCGGACATGGCAAGATTCGCCTGCTGGAACGTCTGGCCGAAACCGGCTCGATTTCAGCCGCAGGACGGGCCATGGGCATGTCCTACCGGCGGGCGTGGCTGCTGATCGACGCCCTCAACGACCAGTTCACCGCTCCACTGGTCGCCACCAGACCCGGCGGCGGCGGCGGCGCCCATCTCACGGAGACGGGGCAGGCCGTGGTCCGCTGTTACCGCACAGCGGAGCAGGATGCGGCGGCAGGCGCAAAAGGAGCGCTGGACGAGCTTGCCAGCATGGTCCGCCGCCCTCAAAAAGCCTGA